The genomic region GTTCGCCCTAAAAGGCACCTTCTTGATACATGTGAATAATCTCTGAGGAGTATGATTTACAGAATCAGTGTTTTCTCATTTTCTTTTAACAATTGACGAGTAAACACTTCTGATTTCATCATCTGAATAGTTTCCACCCAGTTTATCTTTTATACTTCTGATGAGGTCATCTTCAAGTTCATCCAGTGCCTTAAGAACTATTTCTTTTTTAAGAGCCGGTTTTTGAATGCTGTTTTTGGAAATATCAGCTTTACTTTTTTCTTTTGCAGGAACTTTCTTTTTGGCTTCTTTATTTCCCGGCTTTGATGCTTCTTCAGCTTCTAAATGTTCTGCAATAGCTTTGAGGAACATGTCGCCATATTTTTTGAGTTTGTACTCACCAACCCCTGTTATTTTCAACATTTCTTCCTTTGTAGCTGGTCTTCTTGCAGCCATCTGGCGAAGACTTGTATCTGCAAATATGATGTAAGGTGGTACATCCTGCATCTGCGCCAGGGATATGCGCAGCTCTTTTAATTTGTCAAATAGGATTTTATCAGGGTCATCGCTGATTCTGCGATGAACGACTGGATTGCATTCTTCCTCAAATTCATCCTCATCGATATCAGATATAACTGGTTCATATTCTGTTTGCGCATCCTCTACTTTTCGGGTAAAAGTCACAGTTCTTTTTCCATCAAGTATTTCCAGGCTCTTCTTGTTGAGTTTAAGAAGTGGATAACGTGCTCCCTCTACTTTGATTACATCCTGTCTGACCATCTCTCGTGCCATATCCTGCCATTCATTTTTGGAATATTTGTCTCCCTGCCCGAAACTTTTGAGCAGATGGTGTTTTTTGTCTGTGATCTTCTTTGCCCTGCTACCGGTAAGCACATCTATGACCTGGTTCATTCCAAATCTCTGGTTGAGATCCTGAATGCATTTGATTATCAGTCTGGCTTCTGTAGTTCCATCAACTTCTATACGTGGCTGAAGGCAGACATCACATTTGCCACAGTTATCCTCTGGTATTTCTTCTCCAAAATACCTCAGCAATACTTTTCGGCGACAGATGTTACTTTCACAGTAGTCCACCATGTCATTGAGCTGCTTGATTGCGATGTCTCTTTCTTCCTTTTTGTCTTTTTGTTTGATGAAATACTCAATTTTGTATTTGTCACCTCGACTGAAAAAGAGTACACATTCACATTCAAGTCCGTCTCGTCCTCCTCTGCCGGTTTCCTGGTAATATCCTTCAAGATTTTTGGGAAGGTCATAATGTATGACAAAACGAACATTGGGTTTGTCGATTCCCATTCCAAAGGCAATGGTAGCAACAACAATGTCTGCCCTGTCCTTGATGAACATTTCCTGGTTCTTTGCTCTCTGGAGATCAGTAAGGCCTGCATGGTATGAAAGTGCATTAAATCCGTCTTTCCTGAGTTTGGTGGTCAGGCTGTCCACAGTCCTGCGGCTCTGGCAGTAAATTATTCCGCTTTCACCTTTCTTTTTCCGCAGGTACTTCAGAAGGTTGTTATATGTGTCTTTCTTGGCACGCACACGGTAAAACAGGTTCTGCCTGTTAAAGCTTGCAATGTATACTCCACACTGCTCGATACCAAGTTGTTTTATGGTGTCTTCTCTTACCTTTGGGGTAGCTGTGGCGGTCAGTGCAATAATGGGTATTTCCGGAAACTTCTTTTTTAACATGCCGAGTTTTCTGTACTCCGGTCTAAAATCATGTCCCCATTCTGAGATGCAGTGACTCTCATCAATGGCAAAAAGGCTTACGTTAAGACTCTTAAGAAGTGTGATGGTGCCTGACATCGTCAACCTTTCAGGTGCCACATAGAGAATTTTGATTTCCCCTCTTTTCAGCTCGTCATAAATGCGTTTTGACTGGGCAGGTTTCAGTGTACTGTTAAGGTATGCGGCATCAACACCATTCTCTTTCAGACTGTCAACCTGGTCCTTCATAAGGGATATCAGCGGAGAGACTACAACTGTGATGCCATCTTTTAGAAGTGCAGGTAGCTGGTAACAAAGAGATTTCCCTCCCCCGGTAGGCATAAGAACAAAAGTATCACGGTCATTTAGCACATCATTGATTATTTCCTTTTGTAAAGGACGAAAATCAGAATATCCGAAGTACTTGCTGAGAGTCTCGTGCATCTTTAGACCATACTTGTTTTTCCTGAATATATGTTACTGACGTATTTAATCTTCGGGTATGCAGGGTGAAAGTATTCTACTATTCAGTACAGTAAAATTAGAATCAAAAAAGAGGGGGTAATGGATGATTTCAGGAGAAAAAGAGGAGGGGATATTTTCCCTGAAATCATTCCTGTTTATTCTCTTCTGCGCTGCATAACAAGTGCAAGACCTATTATAGCTAGCATTGGTATGGCAATAGTTGGGAACTCCGGAATCTCCTCTCTCTGGCATGTGCAGAACTTCAGGTTATCGATCCATGCAAACTCAGCATATCCTGTTTCCTGGTAGGTAATTGTAATGTAGGATATGCAACTGTCTCCGTTAGACGCTAATTCTATAATTTCAGGAATAAACAAATTTCCTCCTGATGCTGTATCAACTACATTTCCCTGATTATCGTATGCTGTAGCTTGAGTCCCTGCATAGCTACTATGTTTAAAGCTCACGCAGGAAACTTCCGGGAAGAAACTAATAGTTGTTGTTTCTGTGAATTCTGCTACTTTGTTACCGTTTGATGCGCTTCCGGACATTGCAGGTTCAAACGTAACTCCATTGTACTGTGTTCCTATTGTTTCTCCGCATGTTGTGTCTTCAAAAGTGATGACCACGCCTTCACAGTCACATCCATAATCGCAATTAGCACAACCTCCATTTGCGCCTGCAACGACTACAAACAAGGCTAATAAACTCAATAAAATAACTATAATTTTTCTCATTCTAAAACCCCTTTGATTAAAAACTGCCACGTATGCAGTATGAACTCTTCAATATTTTCTATTTATATTTCGAGAATATATTAGAATAAGAAACAATGTTAAGCAACAATTTTTCTAAATAATCAAATTCGGTACATGGTAGGCTATTTTGTAAATACTTTTTATTTTTCTCCGGTAAGGCTCTTATCTCCGGGCGAGCATTAATATGTACGAAACACTATTTCAGGGTAAAATTCATAGTAATCTTATAATCGGAGTTCTCATTCATGGTAAAAGTAGACAAATTCATTCCTAAAGCAATAGATAAAATCCAGAAGCAGATAGATGGAAAAGCCATCATAGCACTCTCTGGTGGTGTGGACAGTTCAGTCTGCGCAATACTTGCACATCGTGCCATCGGTGACAAACTTACACCAATTTACATTGACACAGGTCTCATGCGTAAAGGTGAGACTGAGAGAATAAAGGAAATATTCTCCGACATGAACCTTGAGGTCGTAGACGCAAAAGACCGTTTCCTTTCAGCACTTGCAGGTCTCGATGATCCTGAAGAGAAGCGCAAGGCAGTTGGTGAGGCATTTATTCGTGTTTTTGAGGAAGAAGCAAAATTAATCAAGGCTGAATATCTCATTCAGGGAACCATCTACCCGGACAGAATTGAATCAGAAGGCGGAATCAAGTCCCACCATAATGTAGGCGGCCTTCCATCAGTTATGGACTTCAAGGCAATTGTAGAGCCTATAGATGACCTTTACAAAGATGAGGTTCGTGAAGTTGCCCGTGCACTTGAGCTTCCACACGAGATATCTGAGAGAATGCCATTCCCGGGACCTGGACTTTCCGTAAGGATTGTTGGCGAGGTAACCGAAGAGCTTGTTGACGCTGTAAGGGAAGCCAATGCAATCGTTGAGGAAGAACTCGTTGAACAGTTCCATCCATGGCAGACCTTTGCCGCAATTGTCGGAAAGGGAACCGGTGTGAAAGGTGACGTCAGGGTCCATGGCTGGATTGTTGCTGTCAGGGCAGTCGGTTCAAGAGATGGAATGACTGCAGAGGCAATGGAACTCCCATGGAGTGTCCTCAGGAAGATTGAATCAAGGATCACCGCTGAGATTCCTTCAGTTGCAAGAGTACTTTATGACCTTACTCCAAAGCCACCTGCAACAATCGAGTTCGAGTAATCATCTAATTTACCAGAGCAAGATAAATGTCACTCAACAAAGCAGTTCTTGATATTCGAAATCGCCAGAGGATAAAACCCTCTCCTTTAGATGTTCCTGCAGCCTCATGGACTGGGAAGGATGTCATTGAATCCGGTGAGATAGATACTATTACTATTATCTTTAAGACCTCCGGATGCTGGTGGGGCAAGGCAGGCGGCTGTACCATGTGCGGTTATGTCTATGACAGCGCACAGGACGTACCTTCAGATGATGACCTGATGGCACAGCTCGAAAAGGCAATGAGGAAAGTTTCAGACTATGACCGTTTCATGGTCAAGATATTTACCTCCGGTAGTTTCCTTGACACAAAGGAGATTCCCATTGAGGTAAGGCACAGGATACTTGAAAAGCTGGACGGCGATGAAAGGATTGTCAAAGTTCTGGCAGAGACTCGTCCTGAGTTTGTGACCGAAGAAAATGTGAAGGATTGTGTTTCAGTTCTTAAGAACACGGACTTTGAAGTTGCAATGGGTCTTGAGACAAGTTCTGATGTCATACGCAAGCAATCTATCAATAAAGGCTTTAGTTTCCAGAACTTTGCAGATGCAGCGATTGCAGCCAGGGAAAACGGTGCAACCGTAAAGTCGTATCTTATGCTTAAACCTCTGTTCCTTTCAGAAAAAGAGGCCCTTGAAGATATTGTTCAGACTGTCCGTGATTCGGCAGAGTACACTGATACATTTTCAATTAATCTCTGTAATGTCCAGCGAGGAACTTATGTTGAATATCTCTGGGACAGGAAACAATATCGTTCGCCATGGCTCTGGAGCATTGTAGACATTCTTCAGAGAACAAAGGCAGAGTTTCCTGATATGATAATTACATCCGACCCGGTTGGTGCAGGTTCAAAAAGAGGACCACATAATTGCAGGGAATGCAGTCACGATGTTGCCGATGCAATAAGGTTGTTCTCATTGACGCAGGATTTATCATGCTTTGAGCATTTGTCCTGTGATTGCAAAGATCTATGGGAGCAGGTTCTGGAACTGGAAGACCACACCTTCGGCAGTCCGATCCTCGATTGATTTGATTGGTTTTTTATTTGAAAATGAAATCTTAAGATGAGTTTTCACTCATCTTCTCTTTTAAATACCATTGTTCCGATTCCGGTGTCAGTGAATAACTCAAGTAATATTGAGTGTGAGACGCTTCCATCGATAATGTGAATCTTTTCGACACCGCTGGTAACTGATGTTGCGGCACTCCTCATTTTAGGTATCATTCCGCCGGATATTAGCCCACTGTCAACCAGTTCCTCTATATCCTCAATGGCAACTCTGGATATGCGTGAGCTTCTGTCATTAATGTCTTTGAGAAGACCGGGGACGTCTGTCATCAATATGAGTTTTTTAGCTTTCAGCGCAGCAGCAATATCTCCTGCAACGGTATCAGCATTTATGTTCAGGGCTTTTCCGTTGATGTCCATGGCAATTGGTGAGATTACCGGGATGTAGTCTTCTTTTATGAGTATATTAATAAGCTCGGTGTTGATTATCTCGGTATCACCCACCCAGCCGAGGTCTACTTCATGCTCCACATCCTCGATCATTACTTTTTGGGATGGCTTCTTTTTGGCTATGATGGTTTTTCCATCCTTGCCTGAGAGTCCGACTCCTTTTCCGCCGTGCTTGCCTATGAGCGCAACGATTTCCGTATTGATGTTTCCTACAAGAACCATGCGTGCTATCTCAAGAGTTTCATCGTCTGTTACCCGCAGGCCGCCTACAAATTGAGATTCCTTGCCCATCCGTTTCATCTTTTCTGAAATTTCAGGTCCTCCTCCATGCACGATTATGGGATGGATTCCTACGAATCTCAAAAGGACTACGTCCTGTATGATATCGCTCATTACTTCAGGATTGACCATTGCGTGACCACCGACCTTGATCACCATTATGGAGTCATAAAAATCTCTTATGTATGGCAATGCTTCGATCAGTACATTCTCTCGATTAAGTGTCATGATGTTTACCTATGATTATTTTCTGGATTCGGCTAGTCATCAAATAATAGCCGGAGCTCTCTGTTAATATGCTCAATTGATTTAAAAATAGTTACTGCTACAAAGAATCCAGTTGTTTATAGCTGTTTATTGAATAAAAACCAGAATCTGGAAAGTAAAACAAAAGACCCGTAGTTGGGTCTTTTATGAAAATCAGACTTTCTCGAGTTTCTCGATGCCGACCTTCTTTACGAATGGTTTGTTTATCTTGTCAGGCATCCAGTCTGGCTTGTTCTTTGGAGCGTCGACAATTTCTTTCCATCCCTTGAATACGTGTACTTTCTTTGTTCCACGCTCGCGGAGTCTAATCTCCTCTGGCTTTGACTTCTTACCTTTACCTCTGTTTGCCACCTTCAAAGCTGCCTGTCTTGGCTGCTTTCCAGTGAATACCCCGTGCTCATTTCCTTTCTTGTCTCTTAACACAAAATTTCTTGTTTCAGACATGATGTCACCTCGTAATCATTATGCGATTACATCTGCTAACCGTATTTAGTATATAAGGTATATATATTTTTCTTTTAATGTCGTCTTTTGTTCTCGTTTTGTAGTATTTACTACTATTTAGAGCAATTATTTCGGCAGAATATGGGTGTATTTTTATATAATTTTGCAAAAGTAGCTTCAGTTATCAGAGCGGTATGTGGCAACATGTCAAGTTAACTTGATTTGTAAACCGTTAGTGATTTATATTATTTATGCAATCGGTTGCCGCATTATAACTTATTATATTCTTATATTTCTATTTTCTTTTCTTTTACCATTCCAGGGCTGTAACACAACATTTACATGTAATGAATCCCTTTCACCATGATATAATTACTATCCGGTATCTGTATTTGCAGACCGGATCCTCATCCTTTACTTGATTTTAGAGGTATAATTATGGAAGTCCCGGTTGTCAAATTACCAGATATACAGGCTAACAAGCCCCAGATACCCATTAACCTGACACGCGTCGGTGTTACTAACGTAAAAAAACTCGTACAGATTAAAAGGAGGGACAAGCGTCCGGTAATCCTCATCTGTACCTTTGATATTTTTGTAGATTTGCCATCACACCTGAAAGGTGCAAACCTCTCACGTAACTTTGAGGCTGTCGATGAAGTTCTCGAGAAGGCAGTAAACATGCCTGTCTATGAAATCGAACAGCTTTGCAGTGATGTTGCCCAGAGCCTTTTGAAGCGTCATGAATACGCAACCCGCGCAGAAGTAATTCTTAAAAGTGAGTATGTTCTCAAAAGAGAATCCCCTTCAACAAAGATGGAATGCCAGGAAGTTGTTGATATCTTTGCTGAAGCTATCGCAATGCGTGAAGATGTAGAAAACATGAAAGTTAAGAAACTCATCGGTGCTGAAGTTGTAGGGATGACTGCATGTCCATGTGCCCAGGAAATCATGAGGGATAACGCAAGGCAGGAACTCGAGAATATCGGTGTTGATAACAAGCACATTGCAGAGTTCCTTCACAGGGTCCCAATGGCAACACACAACCAGCGTGGACGCGGTATAATCTCAATCGAAGTTATCGGAAACGTTTATGTTTCACTCGAGAGAATCATTGAAATTATCGAAAAGTCAATGAGTGCAAGTGTCTTTGAGCTTCTTAAAAGGGCTGATGAGGCAAATGTTGTTCAGACTGCTCACAATAATCCAAAGTTTGTTGAGGACTGTGTCAGAACAATGGCAAAGAATGTTGTCAAAGACTTCGAACATCTTCCTGATGAAGCAGTTATCACTATCAAGCAGATAAATGAAGAAAGTATCCACAGGCACAACGCCTTTGCCGAAAGGGTTGCAACCATTGGTGATCTTCGTCTTGAGATCGCTCAGGATGCTTAACTATTAAATCTGTAAGGCTCATATATCTTCAAAGTAACGATTTAAGGAGTTATATTGTGGACGATTCAGAAAAGATCGAGGCTTTAAGTATGGATGGCAGTCCCATTGAAGTTGGTTCTGTTGTTAGATACCTGAACACAGGTACTGTGGGAATAGTTACCGATCTTACTAAAGATGAAGAAGGTGTCTGGGTATTACTTGACAGTACCGGCTTGTTCTATAAGCCGGAGGTACTTGTCATTACAGATGAAAGTGAACTAAAAGGTGAAATGAAAGAGCGCACCTCTGCAGAGGCTGCAGAATCTTATATGCGTTCTTATAATGCCGAAAATGAGGCTGGTTATGATATCGGCCAGGTAACAGGCGGTGGCTAAACCGCCTTTATGTCTTTTTTAAAATTTAAAATTAAAATTGGTTTCTAATTTTGTATCTCAAATAAATCTTTCTTTTTCAAGCAGTGTAAGTGAACGAATCCATTCGCCCTTTGGTTCCCTGGAAGTGCCAACTACAAGTCTTTTGATGTCTCCTACCTGTTCCACAACACCTTGAGCTTCAATGGTCTCTCCTTCAAGAGCTTGTCCTGCATAAGTGTGAGTATACGAAAGCACATGGTCAATTTCATCGTGGTCCACTTTGTAAACAGAAGGGGCATCAAATGCAAGATCGGCATTTGTAACTTTTGCTTCTATCTTCATTGTGCCAATGTCCTCGCCTCTCTGAGTAGGGTGCTTAATCTGTTCCCAGTCCCTGACAAAAAGAAGATCAAAATAAGTACCTTCTACCATTCCACGATTTCCTTTTCTCTTCTCGTGGACCATAAATTCTTCAAAAGATATCTCCGGGATGCGCTTATTGTATATACGTTTCCACATGTTCAAATCTATATCCTCTATAGGCCCATCTTCTGATTTTGCTTTTGCGATAGCATCCCTTGCAACGAACCACTGTTCACCGTAAACAACAAAATCAATGTCTGAACCTTCGTTCTGAAGTCCCGGCAGGAGTGATCCTGTTATTCCCATCATATCCCTGCTGATTCCGGCTTTTTCAAGGGTGTCCACAACAACTGTCACTCTGCTGTCAACACCGTACCACTTTTCGATGGCACTTGATGGGGGAAGTACTTTTTTGATTTTATCTTCAGGGACTACATGTACATCTTCTACCCATTCAGGGCGGTTCTGGCGCATAAAATCAAAAGCAACATCAAAATCATATTTCTTGTAGTGTTTCCCGTCAAGTTCGCGCTCTCCGTTTTCATCCGGCACGTACCTTAATGTGGACCTGACTCCATGTGGGTGGAAATAATCGGAAACTGCAAAGATCCAGTCATCTTCTGTTACAAGGAAATCCCTGAGTCTTGTTTTTGTCATATTTAGCCTTCCTGTTAGTATTCAACTCTGTACAGGTAACTGCCTTTTCACATAAAAATAGTACGACTTTTATTCTCCACGTTCTGCTCAGATAAAATCTAATATATACTTCAGCAACATGTCTATCTATGGTTTTATGTTGATAGTCTCTGAAGTGGTTTCTACAATGGTTTCTATATTTGTAATTTTTAAAAATATGTCTGCATGAATGGTGATAAAATTTGCAATCATTTGAAAAATGGGTACGTGAGATCCGAAGAGAGTTCCACCAAAATCCGGAGCTCAGTTTTCATGAGTACGGTACGCAGTCAAGGATAATGTCCGTACTGAGGGAACTCGGGATAGATTGCAGAAAGATCGCTGATACGGGTGTAATTGCAGAAGTTAGAGGCGCTTCTTCCGGTCCATGCATTGCCATACGTTCTGATATTGATGCCCTTGCGGCACACGAGGTGCCTTCTCCAGAAAACCATGAATATATTTCCCAGAATCCTGGTGTCATGCATGCTTGCGGTCATGACGGGCACATGGCTATTGTTCTGGGTGTTGCCCGCATGGTGAAAGAGAATCGAAAGAAAATATGCGGTACTGTCAGATTCATTTTTCAGCCAGCAGAAGAAGTCCCTCCAGGGGGCGCTATCAGGGTAATAGAGGAAGGCGGCCTGGAAGGTGTGGATGCTATAATCGGATTGCATATTTTTGGTGATGTGGATGTAGGTCAGATAAACGTGCGCTCCGGGCCTTTAATGGCAAGTTCCAACCGGTTCACTTTAAAGATATTCGGAAAAGGCGGTCACCATGCAACACCCGATATGTGCATCGACCCGATTCAGATTGCTGCTGAGTTTATTTCTGCTTTAAAGCCTGCTGTTTCCCGGAAAGTGGATATTTCCGATCATGTACTCGGATTTGGTACTGTGAACAGTGGTAAGCAATTCAACAGAACCCCTGATGAACTTGAACTTGTTGGTAGTTTCAGGACGTTTGATGATAATGACATTGATATTATAGAACAGATAATGTACGATTTGCTTGATTCGCTAATGCATTCGTATACAATGGCGGATCTGGAAGGAGTTCCTTCATATGACCTGAATGTTTATCGTGGTTATCCTGTACTTTTTAATGATCCGCTTTTCACAGAAAGAGCCTCTTTACTTCTTAAAAGTAAATTTGAACAAGTAAACACCCATGCAAAACCAATATTCGGTGCAGAAGATTTTGCTTACTACCTGCAGGAAGTTCCAGGTATGTATGCAATAATAGGCACAAGAAATATTGAAAAAGGAATCGTGGAAGGGAATCATTCTTCAAGTTTTGATATTGATGAAGACGTGTTGCTACATGGTGTGGAATTGTTGTATTCTGTGGCAATGGATTTCCTTAAAAACTCCGGGGAATATCTTGAATGATTGTTTTGCCGTTCTCAAATGAATATTCTTCAATGGTAAAGTCATTTGTAATAGCTGTACTTGCCGGAGAAGGTTTTGATTATGATCCGGTTAAGGATTTTGATCTCGATGATATTCAGGGAATATATCTTGAAAAAGGCGGTGCTTTTTTTATGTGTCTTTCAGATGATGAAATTGTAGGGACATCTGCAGTAAAGAATATTGGCTCAGATGTATGTGAGATTAAAAGACTTTATGTAAAAAAAGAGTGCAGGGGTGAAGGTCTCGGTTTTACTCTTTTTCAGAAAGCCCTGAATTATGCTGAGATTAATTATACTAAGGTTAAGCTGAAAACAGATTCTTCTCTGAAAAAAGCCATATCTATCTACCTTAAAAATGGTTTTTCAGTAGTAAAAGAAGAGAGTGGGACGGTTTATTTTGAAAAGTCCCTGCAATCAGATAAAAGTGAATGATGTTTCATACTTCTTTCATCATTGCTACTTCATCGCAGTTCGGGAATTTGGGACACTTGATGCATCCGGTCCATACTTTATGTGGAAGCATCTGCTTGTCTATTATCTCAAATCCCTGTTTTTCAAAGAAAGGAACTGCATAAGTTAGTGTGAACACTTTGTTTATTCCAAGTTCATCTGATTCTTCCAGACAGGCTTTGACAAGTTTTGTTCCGATGCCTTTGTCTCTGTATTCCTTCTTAACTGCAAATGATAAAACTTCTGCCATGTCCTCCCAGCTAACCTGAAGGGCACAGCACCCGATTATTTCCCCGTCAATCTCGCAGACGTGAAAACTGCGAGTAAATTCATACAGCTCGCTCAATGAACGGGGGAGCATCATCTCCTGTTTTGCGTAGATGTCTATGATGCTTTTAATTGCAGGAATATCATTAACTTTAGCCTTTCTTATTATCAACTATCAATCTCCGGTAATTGTTAAAAAGAGAAATAGCGAGCGTGAAGGGATTTGAACCCCCGGCTTGCAGCTTAGGAGGCTGCCGCCATATCCTGACTAGGCCACACGCTCATGTTGTGCTACTCACGTAATAACATTCAATATCTTAAAGTTATTGGTGAAAAACCTTTCTCGCAGGGAAACCAATTGATTTTTATTGTATATTTTCTAAAATCAGGAATCAAGAATTGTTATAGGATTCTATGATTCTATCCGGGAGTCCAGAAGTTCCATGAGTTTCCTGTTCTTTTCAATGCCCGTGTCAATTCCAAGCAGTTCGGGGGGCAATCCAAGTGCAATTCCAAGAAGTTGTGTGTAGTGGAGTACTGGTATTTCAAATTCAGTTCCTGTTAGCTCCTTGATTTCATCCTGGCCGCTGTCAAGCTGCATGTGGCAGAAAGGGCATGAGTTTACTATACAGTCCACACCTGCTTCCTGTATTTTTGCAAGTTTTGCCTCTGTCATTTTCAGAGATCTTTCTTTCATAGCAGAACGAACACCTCCGCCAGCTCCACAGCATGCCATCTTGTCCGGGTATTCCACACTTGTTGCACCAAGTGCAGTTATAAGTTCATCAAAGAATGCAGGCCTTTCAGAACCTCCAAGCCCTCTTTCTTTTGTAGGCTTAATCAAGTGACAACCATAATGGACTGCAATTCTGATGTCCAGCGGCCTTTGCACAAATGAACTGATCTTTTCTGTCCCAAACTCCTGATAAAGATACTCTATTATATGTCTGACATCAATATTGCCTTTAACTTCCCTGCCTATCTTTTGCAGATGAGAATTCACCTCATCTTTTGCCAGTTCATCTTTCTGGATAATGTGGTTTGCATCAGCAAGTGTGCTAAAACACCCGTTGCATATTGTGAGGATATCTCTTTCCATTTCTTCTGAAAGGACTATATTGCGACTTGCAAGTGTGAGCCAGGAACTTTTATCGAAAGAACGGAACACTCCCGGGGCAGGACAACAGGATGCACCTGGAAGATCGCTGCAGTCAATGTCTAATGTGGCAAGACATAATTTGGTGGCAAGTTCAATGCCGGGATACCTGTTGGGCACAAGGCATCCGAGGAAAAGTGACAATCCTTTCATGCTGTTTTCTCCGTATTCTCATTATAGTCTGTATTCTTTTCAGTGAATATCTCAAAACCACATGACGTAAGAAGTTTTTTTACTTCGTTAAGTGAATCTGTGTATTTATGTACGGTTTCCGGCAGTTCTTCCAGACCTATCTCTGTTCTTTTAATTTTGTTTTGATCATTAATGGGGACTGCATGCCCGTATTTGATAAGCATCTGGCAGACTTCTCTGTGTTCGGGAAAAATAATTCCATGCTGGGCTGAAATTGATCTTATGTTCAGTAATGTATCTACGATATCAATTCCACGTGGACATCTTTCCTGGCAGTTGTAGCAGGTCGTGCACATCCATAC from Methanolobus tindarius DSM 2278 harbors:
- the recQ gene encoding DNA helicase RecQ; the protein is MHETLSKYFGYSDFRPLQKEIINDVLNDRDTFVLMPTGGGKSLCYQLPALLKDGITVVVSPLISLMKDQVDSLKENGVDAAYLNSTLKPAQSKRIYDELKRGEIKILYVAPERLTMSGTITLLKSLNVSLFAIDESHCISEWGHDFRPEYRKLGMLKKKFPEIPIIALTATATPKVREDTIKQLGIEQCGVYIASFNRQNLFYRVRAKKDTYNNLLKYLRKKKGESGIIYCQSRRTVDSLTTKLRKDGFNALSYHAGLTDLQRAKNQEMFIKDRADIVVATIAFGMGIDKPNVRFVIHYDLPKNLEGYYQETGRGGRDGLECECVLFFSRGDKYKIEYFIKQKDKKEERDIAIKQLNDMVDYCESNICRRKVLLRYFGEEIPEDNCGKCDVCLQPRIEVDGTTEARLIIKCIQDLNQRFGMNQVIDVLTGSRAKKITDKKHHLLKSFGQGDKYSKNEWQDMAREMVRQDVIKVEGARYPLLKLNKKSLEILDGKRTVTFTRKVEDAQTEYEPVISDIDEDEFEEECNPVVHRRISDDPDKILFDKLKELRISLAQMQDVPPYIIFADTSLRQMAARRPATKEEMLKITGVGEYKLKKYGDMFLKAIAEHLEAEEASKPGNKEAKKKVPAKEKSKADISKNSIQKPALKKEIVLKALDELEDDLIRSIKDKLGGNYSDDEIRSVYSSIVKRK
- a CDS encoding PEF-CTERM sorting domain-containing protein, encoding MRKIIVILLSLLALFVVVAGANGGCANCDYGCDCEGVVITFEDTTCGETIGTQYNGVTFEPAMSGSASNGNKVAEFTETTTISFFPEVSCVSFKHSSYAGTQATAYDNQGNVVDTASGGNLFIPEIIELASNGDSCISYITITYQETGYAEFAWIDNLKFCTCQREEIPEFPTIAIPMLAIIGLALVMQRRRE
- the guaA gene encoding glutamine-hydrolyzing GMP synthase; the encoded protein is MVKVDKFIPKAIDKIQKQIDGKAIIALSGGVDSSVCAILAHRAIGDKLTPIYIDTGLMRKGETERIKEIFSDMNLEVVDAKDRFLSALAGLDDPEEKRKAVGEAFIRVFEEEAKLIKAEYLIQGTIYPDRIESEGGIKSHHNVGGLPSVMDFKAIVEPIDDLYKDEVREVARALELPHEISERMPFPGPGLSVRIVGEVTEELVDAVREANAIVEEELVEQFHPWQTFAAIVGKGTGVKGDVRVHGWIVAVRAVGSRDGMTAEAMELPWSVLRKIESRITAEIPSVARVLYDLTPKPPATIEFE
- a CDS encoding archaeosine biosynthesis radical SAM protein RaSEA; the encoded protein is MSLNKAVLDIRNRQRIKPSPLDVPAASWTGKDVIESGEIDTITIIFKTSGCWWGKAGGCTMCGYVYDSAQDVPSDDDLMAQLEKAMRKVSDYDRFMVKIFTSGSFLDTKEIPIEVRHRILEKLDGDERIVKVLAETRPEFVTEENVKDCVSVLKNTDFEVAMGLETSSDVIRKQSINKGFSFQNFADAAIAARENGATVKSYLMLKPLFLSEKEALEDIVQTVRDSAEYTDTFSINLCNVQRGTYVEYLWDRKQYRSPWLWSIVDILQRTKAEFPDMIITSDPVGAGSKRGPHNCRECSHDVADAIRLFSLTQDLSCFEHLSCDCKDLWEQVLELEDHTFGSPILD
- the argB gene encoding acetylglutamate kinase; its protein translation is MTLNRENVLIEALPYIRDFYDSIMVIKVGGHAMVNPEVMSDIIQDVVLLRFVGIHPIIVHGGGPEISEKMKRMGKESQFVGGLRVTDDETLEIARMVLVGNINTEIVALIGKHGGKGVGLSGKDGKTIIAKKKPSQKVMIEDVEHEVDLGWVGDTEIINTELINILIKEDYIPVISPIAMDINGKALNINADTVAGDIAAALKAKKLILMTDVPGLLKDINDRSSRISRVAIEDIEELVDSGLISGGMIPKMRSAATSVTSGVEKIHIIDGSVSHSILLELFTDTGIGTMVFKREDE
- a CDS encoding non-histone chromosomal MC1 family protein, translated to MSETRNFVLRDKKGNEHGVFTGKQPRQAALKVANRGKGKKSKPEEIRLRERGTKKVHVFKGWKEIVDAPKNKPDWMPDKINKPFVKKVGIEKLEKV
- the mptA gene encoding GTP cyclohydrolase MptA, producing MEVPVVKLPDIQANKPQIPINLTRVGVTNVKKLVQIKRRDKRPVILICTFDIFVDLPSHLKGANLSRNFEAVDEVLEKAVNMPVYEIEQLCSDVAQSLLKRHEYATRAEVILKSEYVLKRESPSTKMECQEVVDIFAEAIAMREDVENMKVKKLIGAEVVGMTACPCAQEIMRDNARQELENIGVDNKHIAEFLHRVPMATHNQRGRGIISIEVIGNVYVSLERIIEIIEKSMSASVFELLKRADEANVVQTAHNNPKFVEDCVRTMAKNVVKDFEHLPDEAVITIKQINEESIHRHNAFAERVATIGDLRLEIAQDA
- a CDS encoding DUF2098 domain-containing protein, with translation MDDSEKIEALSMDGSPIEVGSVVRYLNTGTVGIVTDLTKDEEGVWVLLDSTGLFYKPEVLVITDESELKGEMKERTSAEAAESYMRSYNAENEAGYDIGQVTGGG